The following are encoded together in the Kwoniella europaea PYCC6329 chromosome 1, complete sequence genome:
- a CDS encoding serine/threonine-protein kinase SSN3 has protein sequence MAAAMASGSAMLDPMHYYRAKRDRERRTVLKTYKILGFISSGTYGRVYKAVLLPSPSSSSNTKSSSTNKSTLPSSARAALSIPKDKLPSPTTSTSSYSNTPILDPLNNPELCMRPGDLPAKEGDVFAIKKFKPDKEGDVLTYAGISQSGAREIMLNRELNHRNLTALREVILEDKAIYMVFEYAEHDFLQIIHHHSQTTRTPIPSPTLRRLLHQLLCGVHFLHSNFVLHRDLKPANILVNSAGVVKIGDLGLARLWHKPLAQGGLFGGDKVVVTIWYRAPELILGAKHYTAAVDLWAIGCIYAELLALRPIFKGDEAKMDGKKQLPFQRDQMGKICEVLGPVKADQWPGIVHMPEYKTYLSSGPYPNPNPLPTWYQHRSSSSQGYDLLTRLFEWDPARRLTAREALAHPWFQEEGGVAAKSVFEGSTITYPTRRVTHEDNGDAKMGSLPPSMAQPRLPSSSNFRPASANLTAQQPARKKTRM, from the exons ATGGCTGCAGCTATGGCCTCGGGCTCAGCTATGCTGGATCCCATGCACTACTATCGTGCAAAGAGAGACAGGGAACGGAGGAC TGTGCTGAAGACGTATAAGATATTAGgattcatctcatcag GTACATATGGAAGGGTATACAAAGCAGTATTATTACCTTcgccatcctcttcatccaataccAAATCCAGCAGTACCAACAAATCAACATTACCTTCATCTGCCAGAGCGGCATTGTCCATACCCAAAGATAAACTACCTTCACCTACTACATCGACATCTTCCTATTCCAATACACCGATACTAGATCCCCTGAATAATCCAGAATTATGTATGAGACCTGGCGATTTACCTGCGAAAGAGGGGGATGTATTTGCGATCAAAAAATTCAAACCTGATAAAGAAGGGGATGTTTTGACGTATGCGGGTATAAGTCAATCTGGTGCAAGAGAAATTATG CTGAATAGAGAGCTCAATCATCGTAATCTGACCGCCCTGAGGGAAGTCATATTAGAAGATAAAGCTATTTATATGGTATTCGAATATGCCGAGCATGATTTCCTG CAaataatccatcatcattcccaaaCTACCCGAacacccatcccatccccaACTCTCCGTCGCTTACTGCACCAACTCCTATGCGGCGTCCATTTTCTCCACTCGAATTTCGTTTTGCATCGTGATCTGAAACCTGCCAATATACTGGTAAACTCTGCTGGCGTAGTAAAGATTGGTGATCTAGGTTTGGCGAGATTATGGCATAAGCCTTTAGCTCAAGGTGGTCTATTTGGGGGCGATAAGGTTGTGGTGACGATTTGGTATAGAGCGCCAGAGTTGATTCTGGGTGCTAAGCATTATACCGCTGCTGTTG ATCTATGGGCAATTGGATGTATCTACGCGGAATTACTTGCCCTTCGACCGATATTTAAAGGTGACGAAGCGAAAATGGATGGTAAGAAGCAATTACCATTCCAGAGAGATCAGATGGGGAAGATATGTGAGGTACTGGGTCCGGTCAAAG CTGACCAGTGGCCAGGTATTGTGCATATGCCAGAATATAAAACGTATCTATCGTCTGGACC CTACCCTAATCCCAATCCCCTTCCGACATGGTATCAACAtcgatcatcgtcttcccaAGGGTACGATCTCCTGACGAGGTTGTTCGAGTGGGATCCAGCTAGGAGGTTAACAGCTAGAGAAGCGTTGGCTCATCCTTGGTTtcaggaagaaggtggtgtagCTGCAAA AAGTGTCTTCGAAGGAAGTACAATCACGTATCCAACTCGAAGAGTGACACATGAAGATAATGGTGATGCTAAGATGGGAtc TCTACCCCCTTCAATGGCTCAACCTCGATTACCATCAAGTAGCAATTTCCGACCTGCCAGTGCGAATTTGACTGCTCAACAGCCTGCGAGGAAGAAAACTAGAATGTAG
- a CDS encoding proliferating cell nuclear antigen (pcna): MLEARVKQAAVLKKLLDAIKELVTDGNLDCTDEGIALQAMDNSHVALVSLKLVAEQFESYRCDRNMPLGVNLTSLTKILKCAKDQDVVTLKAPDDADSLGLVFESPKEDRVGEYEMKLMDIDQEHLGIPDTQYDATITMSSSEFQRICRDLAALGESVKIEASKEGVRFSSEGEVGNGSVLLKQSAGTDRSAGSSSKKAVKRDPDEEDEEEIEEDEKPEIDDEEGEDEQDDEDRSKKRKSNGKSKTAKKAKKDESTSEDIGVSIILEKQVSLTFSLKYLTNFAKSAPLAREVSLHMSNDVPLLVQFDFEQGTLQFFLAPKVGWGLILTNIHAD; encoded by the exons ATGTTAGAAGCCAGAGTCAAACAAGCAGCAGTGTTGAAAAAGCTCTTAGATG CTATCAAAGAGTTGGTTACAGATGGTAACCTCGATTGTACCGATGAGGGTATT GCCCTTCAAGCGATGGACAACTCTCACGTAGCGTTGGTATCCCTCAAACTCGTCGCTGAACAATTCGAATCTTATCGATGTGATCGAAATATGCCATTGGGTGTTAAC CTCACCTCCCTCACTAAAATCCTCAAATGTgccaaagatcaagatgtcGTAACTCTCAAAGCAcctgatgatgctgattctCTTGGTTTGGTATTCGAATCGCCAA AGGAAGATCGAGTAGGTGAATACGAAATGAAACTTATGGATATCGACCAAGAACACTTGGGTATACCGGACACGCAGTACGACGCGACCATCACCATGTCTTCTTCTGAATTCCAGCGAATCTGTCGAGACTTGGCTGCTTTGGGTGAATCAGTCAAGATTGAAGCTTCAAAGGAAGGTGTGAGGTTCAGTTCAGAAGGTGAAGTTGGAAATGGTAGTGTTTTACTTAAACAATCTGCTGGTACCGATCGATCTGCcggatcttcatccaagaAGGCAGTCAAGAgagatccagatgaagaggatgaagaggagattgaagaggatgagaaacctgagattgatgatgaggaaggtg AGGACgaacaagatgatgaagatcgatcTAAAAAGAGAAAATCCAATGGTAAATCAAAG ACCGCCAAAAAAGCCAAAAAGGACGAATCGACCTCTGAAGATATCGGAGtatccatcatcctcgaGAAACAAGTTTCTTTAACGTTCTCTTTGAAATACCTAACGAATTTCGCCAAATCTGCACCATTGGCTAGAGAAGTCAGTTTACACATGTCAAACGATGTGCCGCTCTTGGTTCAGTTCGATTTCGAACAAGGCACTTTACAATTCTTCTTGGCTCCTAAGGTAGGTTGGGGTTTGATTTTGACGAATATACATGCTGATTAA